A genomic stretch from Longibacter salinarum includes:
- a CDS encoding DUF2309 domain-containing protein: protein MSIEISVLRGRIENAAEAVGPLWPLRTFNSANPLSGFETLPFDEAVQRAGHLFRGRGYPSPTTFRHAWERGAIQPNLLRDRLKKHDITSKPEETLATMEANDVPSTAAPSDQRLNRLMSKWLAAFFDHGQAAWPMPNRADGFFASWRILAPFDRDIPGIRQTSDLPSTKLDAFIEALDGVPESEWETIFTHHLAALPGWVGLIRWQERGTAKEWGKAKPITLGGYLAVRLTLARLLDEPLLPEDATANGRVHPDDASLPAIWLSAWEETYRQGLLDDLATSAHQPTKETGRPDAQLVFCIDVRSEIIRRHLEATGPYETHGYAGFFGIPMEHEAYAPEGEVGERVKACPPIVDPRHRIAERVAPNRSEEAERYNGWAGLNAARQKLVKTLKNDVAAAFGFVEGSGGLFGVAMALRTLLPHKIYDWIQSANERIPRPSSFTEVTVDRDESLDEEDALAVGLSDQVKVVYAEAAFRLMGWTETFAPIVVFTGHGSQTPNNPFKSSLDCGACAGNPGGPNARVLAAICNDSDVRDALRDRGIDIPDDTVFLAGEHNTTTDEVRLYVDEENPPVDADALARLRADLTKAREKAAAERVGTMDAQLLSDPSRETERRAADWSETRPEWGLAGNAAFIVGPRRLTNDLDLDGRSFLHSYDWRVDESGTALETILTGPLVVGEWINMQYYFSTVDNAVYGSGSKITHNVSGKVGVVQGNGGDLMTGLPLQSLYLDDDVPYHDPLRLFAVLHAPVERVGMILQRQDTLKRLFDHEWVALTVMDPQQDNTLLRYEPGGTWASVMSDDRTVPELLPEAEPTS, encoded by the coding sequence ATGTCCATTGAGATTTCGGTCCTGCGGGGCCGCATCGAAAATGCTGCTGAAGCGGTCGGACCGTTGTGGCCGCTCCGGACCTTTAACTCGGCGAATCCGCTTTCCGGGTTCGAAACCTTGCCCTTCGATGAGGCGGTGCAGCGCGCTGGCCACCTCTTTCGTGGCCGAGGATATCCGTCGCCAACGACCTTTCGTCATGCATGGGAGCGCGGGGCCATCCAACCCAACCTCCTGCGCGACCGCTTGAAGAAGCACGACATTACGTCGAAGCCCGAGGAGACGCTCGCCACGATGGAGGCGAATGACGTTCCCTCAACCGCTGCGCCGAGCGATCAGCGGTTGAACCGGCTCATGTCGAAGTGGCTGGCCGCATTTTTCGATCACGGTCAGGCCGCGTGGCCGATGCCGAACCGGGCGGATGGATTCTTTGCGTCGTGGCGCATCCTCGCTCCGTTCGATCGCGATATACCGGGGATCCGGCAGACGTCCGATCTCCCATCTACGAAGCTGGATGCCTTCATCGAGGCCCTCGACGGCGTACCGGAATCGGAGTGGGAGACGATCTTTACGCACCACCTTGCCGCTCTTCCAGGATGGGTGGGCCTGATTCGTTGGCAAGAGCGTGGAACAGCGAAGGAGTGGGGCAAGGCCAAGCCGATCACGCTCGGCGGGTACCTCGCCGTGCGACTGACGCTGGCGCGGTTGCTTGACGAACCGTTGTTGCCGGAAGACGCGACAGCGAACGGTAGGGTGCATCCGGACGACGCGTCTCTTCCCGCCATCTGGCTTTCGGCCTGGGAGGAAACGTACCGACAGGGGTTGCTTGACGACCTCGCGACATCCGCACACCAGCCGACGAAGGAGACGGGTCGCCCGGACGCGCAACTTGTCTTCTGCATTGACGTGCGGTCGGAGATCATTCGCCGTCACCTTGAGGCAACGGGGCCGTACGAAACGCACGGCTATGCGGGCTTCTTCGGGATTCCGATGGAGCATGAAGCCTACGCGCCGGAAGGAGAAGTCGGCGAGCGTGTCAAAGCATGTCCGCCAATCGTCGACCCGCGTCACCGGATCGCTGAACGCGTAGCACCGAACCGATCAGAAGAAGCCGAACGGTACAATGGCTGGGCAGGGCTGAACGCGGCGCGACAGAAGCTGGTGAAGACATTGAAGAACGACGTCGCTGCCGCCTTCGGATTCGTCGAAGGGAGTGGGGGGCTCTTCGGTGTCGCCATGGCCCTTCGAACGCTTTTGCCGCACAAAATATATGACTGGATCCAGTCCGCTAATGAGCGCATTCCGCGTCCATCGAGCTTTACGGAAGTGACTGTGGACCGGGACGAGTCGCTCGACGAGGAAGATGCCCTTGCCGTGGGTCTGTCCGATCAGGTAAAGGTCGTGTACGCCGAGGCCGCATTCCGTCTGATGGGCTGGACGGAGACGTTTGCTCCGATTGTGGTCTTTACGGGGCACGGCAGTCAGACGCCGAACAACCCCTTTAAGTCGAGTCTGGACTGTGGAGCCTGCGCCGGAAATCCTGGGGGACCGAATGCCCGGGTCCTCGCCGCCATTTGCAATGATTCAGACGTACGCGATGCCCTCCGCGATCGGGGGATCGACATTCCCGATGATACGGTCTTTCTCGCGGGCGAGCACAACACGACAACCGACGAGGTTCGTCTTTATGTCGACGAAGAGAATCCGCCAGTCGATGCAGATGCGCTGGCTCGCCTCCGCGCGGACCTGACGAAGGCTCGAGAAAAGGCGGCGGCCGAACGGGTTGGCACGATGGATGCTCAACTGCTTTCGGATCCATCACGAGAGACGGAGCGGCGCGCAGCGGACTGGTCGGAGACGCGCCCCGAGTGGGGGCTGGCCGGCAATGCGGCGTTCATTGTCGGACCACGTCGGCTGACGAACGATCTGGACCTTGATGGTCGGAGTTTTCTTCACTCGTACGACTGGAGGGTTGACGAGAGCGGAACGGCGCTCGAAACGATACTTACCGGCCCGCTCGTCGTCGGCGAGTGGATTAACATGCAGTACTACTTCTCGACCGTCGACAATGCGGTCTACGGAAGCGGCTCAAAAATAACGCACAACGTCAGCGGGAAGGTCGGCGTAGTGCAGGGAAATGGCGGCGACCTGATGACTGGGCTGCCGCTGCAGTCGCTGTATCTCGATGACGACGTACCGTATCATGACCCCCTTCGCCTGTTTGCCGTGCTCCATGCCCCGGTCGAGCGTGTCGGCATGATCCTGCAGCGGCAGGATACGCTAAAGCGATTGTTTGACCACGAATGGGTCGCCTTGACGGTCATGGATCCGCAGCAGGACAACACGTTGCTTCGTTACGAACCCGGTGGGACATGGGCATCCGTGATGTCCGACGATCGGACCGTTCCTGAGCTGTTGCCCGAAGCAGAACCCACTTCTTGA
- a CDS encoding P-II family nitrogen regulator, producing the protein MTDQPQETTESPKRQHRLHPLKKIEIIVRGEKEKFVQDLLEECGATGYTVHRDIAGRGAHGFHEGRLLFNDRAGLVMFFAVGDDEMIDCVMDGLTPLFEKSSGVMFVSNTQVVRLEKFLEEDEK; encoded by the coding sequence ATGACTGATCAGCCACAGGAGACGACGGAATCACCCAAAAGGCAGCACCGCCTGCATCCGCTGAAGAAAATCGAGATTATCGTCCGGGGCGAAAAGGAAAAATTCGTTCAGGACCTGCTGGAGGAGTGCGGCGCCACCGGATACACGGTTCATCGCGACATCGCGGGCCGCGGGGCGCACGGATTCCACGAGGGACGTCTTCTTTTCAACGACCGCGCCGGTCTCGTCATGTTCTTCGCTGTTGGCGATGACGAAATGATTGACTGCGTGATGGATGGCCTCACGCCCCTGTTCGAGAAAAGCTCGGGTGTGATGTTCGTATCAAACACGCAAGTGGTCCGCCTCGAGAAGTTCTTGGAGGAAGACGAAAAGTGA